In the Sander lucioperca isolate FBNREF2018 chromosome 24, SLUC_FBN_1.2, whole genome shotgun sequence genome, CGCACCAGCTAGCATGGCCGTTTCTAGCCATAAAAAGGTCCAACTTCTTCTGAAGGACAACACTGTTGTTGCCAACTTGGCCTTTGGTTGTGGTGTGACTGATTTACCTCTAGTCTCTAATCTTTTCTAATGAAATAGGTTGATcatataatcattttcaaaacattcaaaactaTTACTGTTTATTACATAACAAATTAAAATCTACAGTGTTCATGTGGTTTCATACATCAGCAGTGAAataattaatgcaaaaataatcATGAAACTAGATTATTTTTCAGACCATAATCGTACCAACAAAGTCTATAATTGTTGCATCCCTAGAAACAACACAACTGGACAATCCCCATGTTTCTTTTGAGCTACCCATTGTGTCGGCATTTTGCCTTCCCCTGTGAGTTATGTAAAACAATTGTTAAAAGGGCACACAGTTCTGGCCATTTCTTCGACGCTCTCTCACTTTTTGCTGACAGGTTTCTCTATaaagctccccctacagcttcggaatagatatttggcaacactgtgtaaaaacttgctcggtcagtctgccgtttcctctttctctgtttctccaaCAATGCTTtactagctttctgcttcttttttgatGGCTCAGCCATGATGATAGTGTGCAAAACTCCATCGCAACCatgccggttcctgaatgggcgtatgtgtgcagtgccatgaagcaattcgttacatcgcgagacctgatatcacgcgatacttcctgacgctgaggccagCGGCTCGCCagcccaaagttgcaagggtggtttttccgctcacaggtgcTAGGGGTGAGGGAGACGatcaccattcaacccgaaaaaagtcatataaccattccaatgactccgaagctgttcagttaaggtaaattaagtttaaaaaaaacagcatagttcccctttaaagctTGTTGGCTCCGACTGgacttcatggtgcattcagcTGACCCTCTGTAAACTATTGCATATTGCATTCATGTCCCCCTTGTTATTGTATCAGtgctggaaaaaaatctttaaatcaaAGATTGAATTGGAAATCCTGACACCCCTATTTATTATGAACGTGAATAGAGCTACTTATTAAAGTATTGTTAAGATTGACACTTAtagctgtttgtttgtgtttcagctttACCTACAGATGTCCAGAAAGTGATTGTTGGTGAAGAACATCAGCAGGAGTGGAGCTCCCGTCTGGACCAGGAGGACACAAagcccccacacattaaagaggaacaggaggaactccaGATCAGTCAGGAtgaagagcagcttcaagggctggaggaggctgatatcacaaagttcccattcactctggtccctgtgaagagtgaagatgatgaagagaaacCTCAGTtgtcacagcttcatcaaagacaaactgaagagataaaaacagaagctggtggagaggactgtggaggaccagaaccagccatgAAATCAGATCCAGATACACATTTACAACCAGATACTGATGAcgagactggagactcttctgaacctgagactgatgacagtgctgattgggacgagaccagagaacctcagtcaggtttaaactctctgaatgATGATAGATTCCCTGTTAGTGATTCAAGATGTACTACTGGTGAGAAAGCATTTAGCTCCTCTGAGTGTGGGGAAAGATTCGGCACCAATGGTGATGTGATGAGGCACATGAGATCtcatacaggagagaaaccatttagctgctcagtctgtaagaaagcttttgGACAGAGTGGAAACTTACAGatacacatgagaatccacacaggagagagaccatttagctgctcaatCTGTAAGAAAGGTTTTGTATGGAGTGGAAGcttacagaaacacatgagaatccacacaggagagaaccAATTTAGCTGCTCAATCTGTAGGAAAGATTTTACAGTGAGTGAAAGCTTACAGGTGCACATGAGAatacacacaggagaaaaaccatTTAGCTGCCAAATCTGTAAAAAAGATTTTGCAACGCGTGGAGACTTACAGACACACATGATAATCCACAAAagagagaaaccatttagctgctcagtctgtaagaaagcttttgGACAGAGTGGAAACTTACAGATACACATGAGaattcacacaggagagaaaccatttagtTGCTCAATCTGTAAGAAAGATTTTGTATGGAGTGGaagtttacagaaacacatgaaaatccacacaggagagaaactaTTTAGCTGCTCAATCTGTAAGAAAGATTTTACAGCAAGTATAACTTTACGTAGACACATGAGaacccacacaggagagaaaccatttatCTGCCCAGTCTGTAATAAAGATTTTACAGTGACTGGAAATTTAAagagacacatgagaatccacacaggagagaaaccatttagctgctcagtctgtgaGAGAGCTTTTACAGAGAGTGGAAATTTAAAGAAACACATGACAgtccacaggagagaaaccatgtAGCTGCTAAATCTGTAAGAAAGATTTTATACTGGGTGGAAACTTACAGGCACACATGAGAACCCAACACGTGAGTGTTACAAGCTCCACTCTTGTTTTGCTTCTCCCTGATTGAGGTCTGACGGGTACGGCACACAACCAAGATGATATTGGGAACTAAACTCATGATATTTGGATATTGTACTATAAATACAGATGTATAAATAGTAATAGATAATTAAATCATTGAAAGTCTGAAATGTTACGCTCAAGATCTCATCTGAACTGTCAAAGATTCTCGACTGAATTAAAATGTTGGGTATTAATCGGGCGTAGTGTTGAGtttgtcacctatttttaatttagtcttagtcttgtgccaaattcccatgttagttttagtcatattaagtcattcacatatctttctttgttagtcaagttttaggCGACTAAAAGTCTTGTCATTTTAGTCTACTTTTAGGCAAAAGAAAACCAAATATATCTcagtcaagttttagtcaaaacattttagagattatttctgataaccatttcagtcaaatagttatataaaaataaattatctaaatattgaGCCTCTtccttatttcactagtaaattcctgttaaacgacaaaaacaaccactacaCCACATAACTTTGAATACAGCTCGAGGCTGGCATGGtgagtttcaagtaaacgcaacatatgtgttgtttttcagacgaCAGCAGCAGACTGTCGTACGTCTccgtgttggaatcctctacagtgaaacgcagacaaacttttacaccgtttagctgtcagcattttaacagtgATTAATCCAGcagctagctaatggtaggctaacgtt is a window encoding:
- the LOC116066798 gene encoding LOW QUALITY PROTEIN: gastrula zinc finger protein XlCGF57.1-like (The sequence of the model RefSeq protein was modified relative to this genomic sequence to represent the inferred CDS: inserted 2 bases in 1 codon; substituted 1 base at 1 genomic stop codon), producing MNSERKLSAGQQRALPTDVQKVIVGEEHQQEWSSRLDQEDTKPPHIKEEQEELQISQDEEQLQGLEEADITKFPFTLVPVKSEDDEEKPQLSQLHQRQTEEIKTEAGGEDCGGPEPAMKSDPDTHLQPDTDDETGDSSEPETDDSADWDETREPQSGLNSLNDDRFPVSDSRCTTGEKAFSSSECGERFGTNGDVMRHMRSHTGEKPFSCSVCKKAFGQSGNLQIHMRIHTGERPFSCSICKKGFVWSGSLQKHMRIHTGENQFSCSICRKDFTVSESLQVHMRIHTGEKPFSCQICKKDFATRGDLQTHMIIHKREKPFSCSVCKKAFGQSGNLQIHMRIHTGEKPFSCSICKKDFVWSGSLQKHMKIHTGEKLFSCSICKKDFTASITLRRHMRTHTGEKPFICPVCNKDFTVTGNLKRHMRIHTGEKPFSCSVCERAFTESGNLKKHMTVHXGEKPCSCXICKKDFILGGNLQAHMRTQHVSVTSSTLVLLLPD